One genomic segment of Gottschalkia acidurici 9a includes these proteins:
- the csrA gene encoding carbon storage regulator CsrA, with translation MLILSRKKGESIIINGNIEITIADIQDGKVRIGIEAPKDVDIHRREVYEAIQKENKEAISNKNVNLNIFKEIFKKIKNILKILFKTPISILRRQGSLQNKIQGGNYNEN, from the coding sequence ATGCTTATATTGAGTAGAAAAAAAGGTGAAAGCATAATAATAAATGGAAATATAGAAATAACTATAGCTGATATACAGGATGGAAAAGTAAGAATTGGAATAGAAGCACCTAAGGATGTAGATATACATAGACGTGAAGTTTATGAAGCAATACAAAAAGAAAATAAAGAAGCTATAAGTAATAAGAATGTAAACTTAAATATATTTAAGGAGATTTTCAAAAAAATTAAAAATATATTAAAGATACTTTTTAAAACACCGATAAGTATATTAAGAAGGCAAGGAAGCCTTCAAAATAAAATTCAAGGAGGAAATTACAATGAGAATTAA
- a CDS encoding flagellin, protein MRINNNLLAMNTHRQMGITGTNQSKSMEKLSSGFKINRAGDDAAGLAISEKMRGQIRGLNMASKNSQDGISLIQTAEGALNETHAILQRMRELAVQAANDTNVTQDRGEIQKEINQLTSEINRIGNTTEFNTMKLVDGSRSKDYEVNAAVTTPGKTVSVTKAVDQTVLVGDEPVAWSNDTSQSKFDVKISGNGDNGFDWSTLDATGTNKIVVSRSGDDFTVDFDGKDGSGKTLKIDAEKMVFDASTSTYSYKNQGVEFSFTAEDVANWANTDSFTLDLNTIGADATGTHTSVAQKVALTVTDPDTTTSSMSSITVTEAAALQDVAKLDIAWDEAAGKFTATSYDGAGTQVSKTEFSLAAGETLNYNENGISFTFNAVAGATNAATVNGSFELKTETKDVVSEPTVTTPADTEDRSLTFQVGANENQAMSLDINDMRSVALGISSAKAGAGFASDKSVTDGTDNTAAEYSLDVSSHKAAAASVTVINNAIEKVSAERSKLGAVQNRLEHTIKNLDTSAENLQAAESRIRDVDMAKEMMNLTKQNILQQAAQAMLAQANQAPQGVLQLLR, encoded by the coding sequence ATGAGAATTAATAACAACTTATTAGCTATGAATACTCATAGACAAATGGGTATAACAGGTACAAATCAATCGAAATCAATGGAGAAATTATCTTCAGGATTTAAAATCAACAGAGCTGGAGATGACGCAGCAGGATTAGCGATCTCTGAAAAAATGAGAGGACAAATCAGAGGTTTAAACATGGCTTCTAAAAACTCTCAAGACGGTATATCTCTTATCCAAACAGCAGAAGGTGCATTAAACGAAACTCACGCAATCCTTCAAAGAATGAGAGAGCTTGCAGTTCAAGCAGCGAACGATACTAACGTAACTCAAGATAGAGGAGAAATCCAAAAAGAGATCAACCAATTAACTTCAGAAATCAACAGAATCGGAAATACTACAGAGTTCAATACAATGAAACTAGTAGATGGTAGCAGATCAAAAGATTATGAAGTAAATGCTGCAGTAACTACACCTGGAAAAACTGTTTCAGTAACAAAAGCTGTAGATCAAACAGTTCTAGTTGGAGATGAGCCAGTTGCATGGAGTAATGATACTTCACAATCAAAATTTGATGTAAAAATTAGTGGTAATGGAGACAATGGATTTGACTGGTCTACACTTGACGCAACTGGTACAAATAAAATAGTTGTGTCACGTTCAGGTGATGACTTTACAGTTGACTTTGATGGAAAAGATGGAAGTGGTAAAACTTTAAAAATTGATGCCGAAAAAATGGTGTTTGATGCTTCTACTTCAACATATTCATATAAAAACCAAGGAGTTGAATTCTCTTTCACTGCAGAAGATGTTGCAAATTGGGCAAACACAGATTCATTTACATTAGATTTAAATACTATTGGTGCTGATGCAACAGGAACACATACTTCTGTTGCTCAAAAGGTGGCTTTAACAGTAACTGATCCTGATACAACTACTTCAAGCATGTCATCAATAACTGTAACAGAAGCTGCTGCACTTCAAGATGTTGCTAAACTTGATATAGCTTGGGATGAGGCAGCAGGAAAATTCACAGCAACTTCATATGACGGTGCAGGGACTCAAGTTTCTAAAACAGAATTTTCACTAGCTGCAGGAGAGACTTTAAACTATAATGAAAATGGAATTTCTTTCACATTTAATGCTGTTGCAGGTGCAACTAACGCAGCTACTGTTAATGGATCATTTGAACTTAAAACTGAAACTAAAGATGTAGTGAGTGAACCAACAGTAACTACACCAGCTGATACAGAAGATCGTTCACTTACATTCCAAGTTGGAGCTAACGAAAATCAAGCAATGTCATTAGACATAAATGATATGAGATCTGTAGCTCTTGGAATATCTTCAGCAAAAGCTGGAGCAGGTTTTGCTAGTGATAAATCTGTTACTGACGGAACTGACAATACAGCTGCAGAATATTCACTAGACGTATCAAGCCATAAAGCAGCAGCAGCATCTGTAACAGTTATCAACAATGCTATAGAAAAAGTTTCAGCAGAAAGATCTAAGCTTGGAGCTGTTCAAAATAGATTAGAGCATACTATCAAAAACTTAGATACTTCAGCAGAAAACTTACAAGCTGCAGAATCAAGAATTAGAGACGTAGATATGGCTAAAGAAATGATGAATTTAACAAAACAAAACATACTACAGCAAGCTGCTCAAGCAATGCTTGCGCAAGCAAACCAAGCTCCACAAGGAGTACTTCAATTATTAAGATAA
- the fliB gene encoding flagellin lysine-N-methylase → MSYKKRNVLQPEYMKSFSCIGQECEDSCCIGWRVDLDKETYLKYKKVQDKDLKSIFDKMVNRKHNEKNDISHGKIRMKSDGKCPFLDEQSLCYIHSKLGEDYLSNTCALYPRYLNKVDGKFERSSTVSCPEIARLVLLNLDGIGFEQIEEDADIRIKIHNVFDTEGHLYLNRPQRYFWEIRLFGLSLLQNRDYNLGERLIILGMVYKKLEELSTSNLSKDIPDFLTKMNEIIESGSLKKELEKIPTNTQIQMRLAKELTDRKVVQGIMSNRYLECLKETLLGIGYIEGEDLKKVIQKYDENYSKYLASYLEEKEYILENYLVNEYFKELMPFGSYKSIWDSYIFLCVLYSMVKLHLIGMAGYNDGLNDDITIKLIQSFSKVVLHNSAYIQGIIKLLKDNGYDSLAYMSILVKN, encoded by the coding sequence ATGTCATATAAAAAAAGAAATGTACTACAACCAGAGTATATGAAGTCATTTAGTTGCATTGGACAAGAATGTGAGGATAGCTGTTGCATAGGTTGGAGAGTAGATTTAGATAAAGAAACTTATTTAAAGTATAAGAAAGTTCAAGATAAAGATTTAAAATCTATATTTGATAAAATGGTAAATAGAAAGCATAATGAAAAAAATGATATTTCTCATGGAAAAATAAGGATGAAGTCAGATGGGAAATGTCCATTTCTAGATGAACAAAGTTTGTGTTATATACATAGTAAACTAGGAGAGGACTACTTATCAAATACTTGTGCACTATATCCACGTTACCTGAATAAAGTAGATGGAAAATTTGAAAGAAGTTCCACTGTGTCATGTCCAGAAATAGCAAGATTAGTATTATTAAATCTAGATGGAATAGGTTTTGAACAAATAGAAGAAGATGCAGATATAAGAATAAAGATACATAATGTTTTTGATACTGAAGGGCATCTATACTTAAATAGACCTCAAAGATATTTTTGGGAAATTAGATTATTTGGTCTTTCACTATTACAAAATAGGGATTATAACTTAGGAGAAAGACTTATAATTTTAGGCATGGTATATAAAAAGCTAGAAGAATTATCAACAAGTAATTTATCAAAAGATATACCTGATTTTTTGACAAAGATGAACGAAATTATAGAATCGGGGAGTTTAAAGAAGGAGCTAGAAAAGATTCCTACAAATACTCAAATACAGATGAGATTAGCAAAAGAATTAACAGATAGAAAAGTAGTTCAGGGAATAATGAGTAATAGATATCTAGAGTGTTTAAAAGAAACTTTATTAGGTATAGGATATATAGAAGGAGAAGACCTAAAAAAAGTGATACAAAAATATGATGAAAATTATAGTAAATATTTGGCTTCATATTTAGAAGAGAAAGAATATATTTTAGAAAATTACTTAGTAAATGAGTATTTTAAAGAATTAATGCCTTTTGGAAGTTATAAGTCTATATGGGATTCATATATATTCTTATGTGTGCTATATAGTATGGTAAAGCTACATCTAATAGGAATGGCAGGATACAATGATGGGTTAAATGACGATATAACTATAAAGCTTATACAGTCTTTTTCGAAAGTAGTTCTTCACAATAGTGCTTATATACAAGGCATTATAAAATTATTAAAAGACAATGGATATGATAGTTTAGCTTACATGTCAATACTAGTAAAAAATTAA
- a CDS encoding YjfB family protein — translation MDIAALSIGLSQIKIAQQANLSIMKMAMDSVKIQTSDLTQMMDINTKMMEQSVNPHIGGSIDIKL, via the coding sequence ATGGATATAGCAGCATTATCAATAGGATTAAGCCAAATAAAGATAGCTCAACAGGCTAATCTTTCGATAATGAAAATGGCTATGGATTCAGTTAAGATACAGACATCAGATTTAACGCAAATGATGGATATTAATACTAAAATGATGGAACAATCAGTAAATCCTCATATTGGAGGAAGTATAGATATTAAGCTATAG
- a CDS encoding flagellar protein yields MAYKICKKCQRFFSENGKSYCDECDEKLNVSHSKIKEYLEEFPNSSILEIVNNTGVKLKDVNIFLAEGGATYSEVFNENISLNLREEEINKEIDKFNKKERAKIRNKFVPRSLRR; encoded by the coding sequence ATGGCATATAAGATTTGCAAAAAATGCCAAAGGTTTTTTAGTGAAAATGGAAAAAGTTATTGCGATGAGTGTGATGAAAAGCTAAACGTTTCTCATAGTAAGATAAAAGAGTACTTAGAAGAATTTCCAAACTCATCTATTTTGGAAATAGTTAACAATACTGGAGTCAAACTAAAAGATGTGAACATATTTTTAGCAGAAGGTGGAGCAACTTATAGTGAGGTTTTTAATGAAAATATATCTTTAAATTTAAGAGAAGAAGAAATAAATAAAGAAATAGATAAATTTAATAAAAAAGAAAGAGCAAAAATAAGAAATAAATTTGTCCCTAGAAGTTTAAGGAGATAA
- a CDS encoding flagellar protein, whose protein sequence is MSRQVCKRCNRIFDGNKVGYCDKCYDKNEKEYNLILEYLKKNPDAIVLEIIDKTGVSLKTLNRFVEEGGLSYTESNIKPEDIESGEYLKIISRILKGRGKFHTSITDDW, encoded by the coding sequence ATGAGCCGACAGGTATGCAAGAGGTGCAATCGTATTTTTGATGGAAATAAGGTAGGATACTGTGATAAATGTTACGATAAGAATGAAAAAGAATATAATTTAATACTAGAGTACCTGAAGAAAAATCCAGATGCAATAGTGCTAGAGATTATAGATAAAACAGGAGTATCACTAAAAACACTTAATAGATTTGTAGAAGAAGGTGGATTGAGCTATACTGAAAGCAATATTAAGCCTGAAGATATAGAGTCAGGTGAGTATCTTAAAATTATAAGTAGGATACTAAAAGGAAGAGGTAAATTTCATACAAGTATTACGGATGATTGGTAA
- a CDS encoding CBS domain-containing protein — MLIKDIMTKPAITVSANDTIGDILYIMSKNNINGAPVIDKENSLIGMIVKADIYRFMIEPGHIADCPVDWVMSKSPITCESEEYIDEVARRLRENNIVAMPVLEDKKVVGVISFEDIIDHFLESYSK, encoded by the coding sequence ATGCTAATAAAAGATATTATGACTAAACCGGCTATTACAGTTAGTGCTAATGATACTATAGGAGACATTTTATATATAATGAGTAAAAATAACATAAACGGAGCTCCAGTAATAGATAAAGAAAATAGTTTGATAGGAATGATTGTTAAAGCAGATATATATAGATTTATGATAGAACCAGGACATATAGCAGATTGTCCAGTAGACTGGGTTATGAGTAAGAGTCCCATAACTTGTGAATCGGAAGAATATATAGATGAGGTTGCTAGAAGACTAAGAGAAAATAATATAGTTGCTATGCCAGTGTTAGAAGATAAGAAAGTTGTAGGGGTTATATCTTTTGAAGATATAATAGATCATTTTTTAGAAAGTTATAGCAAATAA
- a CDS encoding flagellar protein FlaG: protein MNISNSVTYEQSQHSVGDISVIADSTDKEIDLQLRDSIERNKEKDINIEQIESILNKSNKQMLMYDRRLDISIHEKTKQIMVKVIDVNTDEVIREIPPEKVLDIVAKRKETLGLLMDKKI, encoded by the coding sequence ATGAATATTTCAAACTCAGTGACTTACGAACAATCACAACACTCTGTAGGAGATATAAGTGTTATAGCAGATAGTACTGATAAAGAAATAGATTTACAACTTAGAGATAGCATAGAAAGAAATAAAGAAAAAGATATAAATATAGAACAGATAGAGTCTATACTAAACAAATCTAATAAGCAAATGCTTATGTACGACAGAAGATTAGATATATCGATACATGAGAAAACAAAACAAATAATGGTGAAAGTCATAGATGTGAATACGGATGAAGTTATAAGAGAAATACCACCAGAAAAAGTGTTAGATATTGTTGCTAAAAGAAAAGAAACGCTAGGATTACTGATGGATAAAAAAATATAG
- the fliD gene encoding flagellar filament capping protein FliD: protein MALRLSGLASGIDTDSMVKELMKAERVKVDRVEQQKQTLLWKTEIYNSLNKSFANFILNARKDFGYSGVRSSGISWHKKAMSSNENIATASAKLGTITGKHDINVERIAEGISAVSKSDISKVKDGKKLTGNVKEQFGLESNDVIDFKITTDKGTVRFVFGETTIDGLEDGKVNGVDTIHINKSLDELKLSDIVSTINSASIKDDKGTVLSGLGMKTSYDSGIDRFFMQTTSTGSDASLSIEAEAGKPAETFFNALNLNVKSYEYDSNNELIYDNVNGEEIPRKLEGSLVLNTGIYKGINAKLSYNGVDNIEKQSNNFEINGVVFNIKDKGQFSVNVTTDADTIVEKVKNFIDEYNKIIEKAGSLLVEKVDRNYKPLTSEEKEAMTEKDIELWEKKARNGILRNDNTLNNTLSGMRSDIYEKVETSSGVFKLLTDIGISTQKYSSGSTGGKLELNEEALRAAIDRDADGVMEMLFKESDEYFYSDDTKLSETQLKEKRANSGIVTRIFDNLTLGIKDLVDRAGTGSEPDLFRQVKSNLLIDFVTGTNNLSKKGSVGYLEDEVLKLEKRIDDLNTILYRREMSYYSRFTAMEKAMQQMNSQSSWLAQQLGG, encoded by the coding sequence ATGGCTTTGAGATTATCAGGGCTTGCATCTGGTATTGATACAGATAGTATGGTAAAAGAGCTTATGAAAGCTGAAAGAGTAAAAGTAGATAGAGTAGAACAGCAAAAACAGACATTATTATGGAAAACAGAGATATACAATTCTTTGAATAAAAGTTTTGCAAACTTTATACTAAATGCTAGAAAAGATTTTGGATACAGTGGAGTAAGATCTAGTGGAATTAGTTGGCATAAGAAAGCTATGTCTTCAAATGAGAATATAGCTACTGCAAGTGCTAAGCTAGGAACAATAACAGGAAAACATGATATAAATGTCGAACGAATAGCTGAAGGCATTTCTGCTGTAAGTAAGAGTGACATATCAAAAGTTAAAGATGGTAAAAAACTTACAGGTAATGTTAAAGAACAGTTTGGTTTAGAGTCTAACGATGTTATAGACTTTAAAATAACTACTGATAAAGGTACAGTTAGATTTGTATTTGGAGAGACAACTATAGACGGACTTGAAGATGGAAAAGTGAATGGAGTAGATACCATACACATAAACAAGTCTTTAGACGAGTTAAAATTAAGTGATATAGTAAGTACTATAAATAGTGCAAGCATAAAGGATGATAAAGGAACTGTATTATCTGGACTAGGAATGAAAACTAGCTATGATAGTGGAATAGATAGGTTTTTTATGCAAACTACATCTACAGGATCAGATGCTAGTTTGAGTATAGAAGCTGAAGCGGGAAAACCAGCAGAGACTTTTTTCAATGCTCTTAATTTAAATGTAAAAAGCTATGAGTATGATTCAAATAATGAACTTATATATGATAATGTTAATGGTGAGGAAATACCAAGAAAGCTAGAAGGATCTCTAGTATTAAATACTGGGATATATAAGGGTATAAATGCAAAACTGAGTTATAATGGAGTAGATAACATAGAAAAACAGTCCAATAACTTTGAAATAAACGGTGTTGTTTTCAACATAAAAGATAAAGGTCAATTTTCTGTAAATGTAACTACAGATGCAGACACTATAGTAGAAAAAGTTAAAAACTTTATAGATGAATACAATAAAATAATAGAAAAAGCAGGATCTCTTTTAGTTGAAAAGGTTGACAGGAATTATAAACCCCTTACTTCTGAAGAAAAAGAAGCTATGACTGAGAAGGATATAGAACTATGGGAAAAGAAAGCTAGAAATGGAATTCTACGCAATGATAATACATTAAATAATACACTATCTGGCATGAGGAGCGATATATACGAAAAGGTGGAAACAAGTAGTGGTGTATTTAAGCTACTAACTGATATAGGTATATCCACACAGAAATACTCGTCTGGATCAACAGGTGGAAAGCTAGAGCTTAATGAAGAGGCACTAAGAGCAGCAATAGATAGAGATGCAGATGGTGTTATGGAAATGTTATTTAAGGAAAGTGACGAATATTTCTATAGTGACGATACTAAATTATCTGAAACTCAACTTAAAGAGAAAAGAGCTAATAGTGGTATAGTTACTAGAATATTTGATAACTTGACTCTTGGAATAAAAGATTTAGTTGATAGAGCAGGAACAGGTAGTGAACCTGATCTTTTTAGACAGGTAAAAAGCAATTTACTAATAGATTTTGTTACTGGTACTAATAATCTATCTAAAAAGGGTAGTGTAGGTTACTTAGAGGATGAAGTACTTAAACTTGAAAAAAGAATAGATGATTTAAATACAATTTTATATAGAAGAGAGATGTCTTATTATTCAAGATTTACTGCAATGGAAAAAGCTATGCAGCAGATGAATTCTCAAAGCTCATGGTTAGCACAACAGCTAGGTGGGTGA
- the fliS gene encoding flagellar export chaperone FliS, translating to MAINNPYNQYKQNSVTTASPEELTLMLYNGAIKFVNIAKIEMEAKNIERTNEAIVRSQDIIRELNGSLNMNYPISENLRTLYTFILEKLIDANIQKDIKIIEEILPIIEEMRDTWKLVIEEVKRQKFAQGAR from the coding sequence ATGGCTATAAATAATCCTTATAATCAATATAAACAAAATTCAGTAACAACAGCTTCACCAGAAGAACTCACTCTTATGCTTTACAATGGTGCTATAAAATTTGTAAATATAGCTAAAATAGAGATGGAAGCAAAAAATATAGAAAGAACTAATGAAGCTATAGTTAGATCTCAAGATATAATTCGAGAATTAAATGGATCATTAAATATGAATTATCCTATATCAGAAAATCTAAGAACATTATACACATTTATACTAGAGAAATTAATAGATGCGAATATACAAAAAGATATTAAGATAATAGAAGAAATCCTTCCTATAATAGAAGAAATGAGAGATACTTGGAAGCTTGTTATAGAAGAAGTAAAGAGACAGAAGTTTGCTCAGGGTGCGAGATAA
- the flgN gene encoding flagellar export chaperone FlgN — MEKNILNELMMLVDKKLNYLEEILSITSQQKQAITDEDVERLSSLLDKKDILIRNIDEIDSIYKEKSLNKLLEDDILTEKLKIIQALLNNIKLVDDENNKNLNRAIEDMGGKLKEVRQGQRAMKGYSNSDPYASFTAQGGTLFIDQDS; from the coding sequence ATGGAAAAAAATATTTTAAATGAACTAATGATGTTGGTAGATAAGAAACTAAATTATTTAGAGGAAATTTTGTCTATAACAAGTCAGCAAAAACAAGCTATAACAGATGAAGATGTTGAAAGATTATCATCTCTTTTAGATAAAAAAGATATTTTGATACGGAATATAGATGAAATAGACAGTATATATAAAGAAAAAAGCTTAAACAAACTATTAGAAGATGATATTTTAACAGAAAAGTTAAAAATTATTCAAGCTTTACTGAACAATATAAAGTTAGTAGACGATGAAAACAATAAAAATCTAAATAGAGCTATAGAAGATATGGGTGGAAAATTAAAAGAAGTTAGACAAGGTCAAAGAGCTATGAAAGGCTATAGTAATAGTGATCCTTATGCATCATTTACTGCACAAGGTGGAACACTATTTATAGATCAAGATTCTTAA
- the hpf gene encoding ribosome hibernation-promoting factor, HPF/YfiA family, giving the protein MKLTISGKQMEVTDALKVVIDEKFERLDKYFHKEIPVNVTLSVQKGRQIVEATIPFSGAMLRAEEATPDMYASIDKVIDVLERQVRKHKTKLQRRTKAGETIRFENIQVLPYNEDEESKIVKTKKFTIKPMDEEEAILQMELLRHNFFVYIDGQTDEVKVVYKRKDGNYGLIEPQY; this is encoded by the coding sequence ATGAAACTAACTATTAGTGGAAAACAAATGGAAGTAACTGATGCCTTAAAGGTTGTTATAGATGAAAAATTCGAAAGATTAGATAAATATTTCCACAAGGAGATTCCAGTGAATGTTACATTAAGTGTTCAGAAAGGAAGACAAATAGTTGAGGCTACGATTCCTTTTTCAGGTGCAATGTTAAGAGCAGAAGAAGCAACTCCAGACATGTATGCTTCTATAGATAAAGTTATAGATGTATTAGAAAGACAAGTGAGAAAGCATAAAACTAAATTACAAAGAAGAACTAAAGCTGGAGAGACTATAAGATTTGAAAACATCCAAGTACTTCCATATAATGAAGATGAAGAGTCAAAAATAGTAAAAACTAAAAAGTTTACAATAAAACCAATGGATGAAGAAGAAGCTATTCTTCAAATGGAGTTACTTAGACATAACTTTTTCGTATATATAGATGGACAGACAGATGAAGTAAAAGTAGTATACAAAAGAAAAGATGGAAACTATGGCCTAATAGAGCCACAGTATTAA